In the genome of Saprospira sp. CCB-QB6, one region contains:
- the mfd gene encoding transcription-repair coupling factor: MNFKTLLQAYRKSEKLSDICQTLQKKEGQKLQLKGLYGSQKAFFLYALYQKTERPLLVLANDKEEAAYLQADLQNISEREEILFFPDSFRRPQGFDKLDRASVLQRTEAVSKLLDQNSIPPFMVSYPEAIFEQVVAPEQLAENAIKIKVGEELDRKFLVEILTEYGFNYVDFVYEPGQYALRGGIIDIFSYGHELPYRVELFDEEVESIRSFDPSSQLSTKKMAFVTIVPNVNTQFKKEQKTDLFSILPQEVLLCVEDVQLLLDRLQDCFEKAQLLSAQLQEQQQFERVEEIGLLNEEAFVFPRHIMEQLADKRLLEFSNTAYYKQSPSFSFLGSLQPPFSKNFERLIEQLRENTQQGITNCILAENPKQIERFYSIFEDLRAHVQWHPIQKTVHKGFVDQELKIACYTDHEIFERFHKYKTRRGFDRNMALKMKAINELQPGDYVTHIDHGVGKFAGLQNIEINGKQQESVKLVYDGGDILYVSIQSLHKISKYVGKDGKPPSVHKLGSNAWANTKKKTKKKIKELAFDLIKLYAKRKSTQGIQFPPDGYLQNELEASFIYEDTPDQAKATEAVKEDMMKPYPMDRLICGDVGFGKTEIAVRAAFKAVVAGKQVAILVPTTILALQHAQTFRKRLGQFDVQVEYINRFRTTKEKKEIYERLKAGKIDILIGTHAILNKKVQFADLGLLIIDEEQKFGVASKEKLRNMKVNVDTLTLTATPIPRTLQFSLMAARDLSVINTPPPNRQPIHTELRTFNAELIQEAIEQEVSRGGQVFFIHNRVKSLEDMAAMLRQMMPNLDVAVAHGQMEPAQLEKRLMNFIQGYNEVLVCTNIIETGLDIANANTIIINNAHHFGLSDLHQLRGRVGRSNKKAYCYLLAPPLSVLSSDSRKRLQTLEQFAELGSGIHIAMRDLDIRGAGNILGGEQSGFIVNMGYETYQKILNETIQELKQGEYKELFKEEMEKKREFVQDVIIELDEEMLIPSDYVPIISERLALYQKMDELNNEADIKSFSEKMIDRFGPLPEQVNQLFEALRLRWIARSLGFERLHFKGKKLRCYFISKQDSPFYESDYFLRILDYIQKHSDHRFFLKQSPKHLILICEGLRNLKAAKSILKELAEAVD, encoded by the coding sequence ATGAATTTTAAGACCTTACTCCAAGCCTATCGCAAGTCAGAAAAACTCAGCGATATTTGTCAAACTCTCCAAAAAAAGGAGGGCCAAAAGCTACAACTCAAGGGCCTTTATGGCTCCCAAAAAGCCTTTTTCCTCTACGCCCTTTATCAAAAAACAGAACGGCCACTACTCGTTCTAGCCAATGATAAAGAAGAGGCCGCCTACCTGCAAGCCGATCTACAAAACATCAGTGAAAGAGAGGAGATTCTCTTTTTCCCCGACTCTTTCCGCAGACCCCAAGGCTTTGACAAACTAGACCGCGCCAGCGTTTTGCAAAGAACCGAGGCCGTGAGTAAGCTGCTCGACCAAAACAGTATCCCCCCTTTTATGGTCTCTTATCCAGAAGCCATTTTTGAACAGGTCGTGGCCCCCGAACAACTAGCCGAAAATGCCATCAAAATTAAGGTGGGCGAAGAGTTAGACCGTAAGTTCTTAGTAGAAATTCTCACCGAATACGGCTTTAATTATGTCGATTTTGTGTACGAACCCGGTCAATATGCCCTGCGTGGCGGCATTATCGATATCTTCTCTTATGGACACGAACTCCCCTATCGGGTAGAGCTCTTTGATGAAGAGGTAGAAAGCATCCGCTCTTTCGATCCTAGCTCTCAACTCTCTACCAAAAAAATGGCCTTTGTTACTATTGTGCCCAATGTCAATACCCAGTTTAAGAAGGAACAAAAAACAGATCTCTTTAGCATCCTCCCCCAAGAGGTCCTCCTCTGCGTAGAGGATGTACAGCTTTTGTTAGACCGCTTACAAGACTGCTTTGAAAAAGCCCAACTCCTCTCTGCCCAACTCCAAGAACAACAACAGTTCGAAAGAGTGGAAGAAATTGGCCTACTCAATGAAGAAGCCTTTGTTTTTCCCCGCCATATTATGGAGCAACTAGCCGATAAACGCTTGCTAGAGTTTTCTAACACGGCTTATTATAAACAATCTCCTAGCTTTAGCTTTTTGGGTAGCCTACAGCCCCCCTTTAGCAAAAACTTTGAGCGCCTGATTGAGCAACTTAGAGAAAATACCCAACAGGGAATTACCAATTGCATCTTGGCCGAAAACCCCAAACAGATCGAACGCTTTTACAGCATTTTTGAAGATCTACGCGCCCATGTCCAATGGCACCCCATCCAAAAAACCGTGCATAAAGGCTTTGTAGACCAAGAGCTCAAGATTGCCTGCTATACCGATCACGAAATCTTTGAGCGCTTCCATAAATACAAAACGAGAAGAGGCTTTGATCGCAATATGGCCCTAAAGATGAAGGCCATCAACGAACTGCAACCTGGCGATTATGTCACGCATATTGACCATGGAGTGGGCAAGTTTGCTGGCCTCCAAAATATTGAGATTAACGGCAAACAACAGGAGTCGGTTAAATTGGTCTATGATGGCGGAGATATTCTCTATGTCAGCATTCAATCCCTACACAAAATCTCTAAATATGTGGGCAAAGACGGCAAGCCGCCTTCGGTCCACAAATTAGGCAGTAATGCCTGGGCCAATACCAAGAAAAAGACTAAGAAGAAGATTAAGGAATTGGCCTTTGACCTCATTAAGCTCTACGCCAAACGAAAATCTACCCAAGGTATTCAGTTCCCCCCCGATGGCTATTTGCAAAATGAACTAGAGGCTTCTTTTATCTATGAAGATACGCCCGATCAAGCCAAAGCCACCGAGGCCGTCAAAGAAGATATGATGAAGCCCTACCCTATGGACCGCCTCATTTGTGGCGATGTGGGCTTTGGCAAAACAGAGATTGCCGTTCGCGCCGCCTTTAAGGCCGTGGTGGCCGGCAAACAGGTAGCTATTTTGGTCCCTACCACTATTCTCGCCCTCCAACATGCCCAAACCTTCAGAAAGCGATTGGGCCAATTTGATGTGCAGGTGGAGTATATCAACCGATTTAGAACCACCAAAGAGAAAAAGGAAATTTACGAGCGCCTCAAAGCAGGCAAAATTGATATCCTGATTGGCACCCATGCCATCCTTAATAAGAAGGTCCAATTTGCCGATCTAGGCTTGCTCATTATTGATGAGGAACAAAAGTTTGGAGTGGCCTCCAAGGAGAAACTCCGCAATATGAAGGTCAATGTAGATACCCTGACCCTAACCGCCACGCCTATCCCCCGTACCTTACAGTTTTCCCTCATGGCCGCCCGAGATCTCTCGGTCATCAATACCCCGCCCCCTAACCGCCAACCTATTCACACGGAGCTGCGGACCTTTAATGCGGAGCTTATTCAAGAAGCCATTGAGCAGGAAGTTAGCCGAGGTGGACAGGTCTTTTTCATCCATAACCGAGTGAAAAGCCTAGAAGATATGGCCGCTATGCTCCGCCAAATGATGCCTAATCTCGATGTGGCCGTGGCCCATGGCCAAATGGAGCCCGCCCAACTCGAAAAGCGCCTGATGAACTTTATTCAGGGCTATAATGAGGTCCTTGTTTGTACCAATATTATCGAAACGGGCCTCGATATCGCCAATGCCAATACCATTATTATCAATAATGCCCACCATTTTGGCCTCAGCGATTTGCATCAGTTGAGGGGCCGAGTGGGCCGCTCCAACAAAAAGGCCTATTGCTACCTTTTGGCCCCTCCCCTTTCGGTCCTGAGCTCCGATTCTCGCAAGCGCCTACAAACCCTTGAGCAGTTTGCCGAATTGGGCAGCGGGATCCATATTGCTATGCGCGATCTCGATATTCGGGGAGCTGGAAATATTCTGGGCGGCGAACAAAGCGGCTTTATTGTCAATATGGGCTATGAAACCTACCAAAAGATTCTGAATGAGACCATTCAGGAGCTCAAGCAGGGCGAGTACAAAGAACTCTTTAAGGAGGAGATGGAGAAAAAGCGGGAATTTGTCCAGGATGTCATCATTGAGCTGGATGAAGAGATGCTGATTCCCTCCGATTATGTGCCCATTATCAGCGAACGCTTGGCCCTTTACCAAAAGATGGATGAGCTAAACAATGAGGCCGATATTAAGTCCTTTAGCGAGAAGATGATTGACCGTTTTGGCCCCTTACCCGAACAGGTCAACCAGTTGTTTGAGGCCCTACGCCTCCGCTGGATAGCCCGCTCTTTGGGCTTCGAGCGCCTGCACTTCAAGGGCAAAAAGCTCCGTTGCTACTTTATTAGTAAACAGGATTCGCCCTTTTATGAAAGCGATTATTTCTTGCGCATTTTGGATTATATCCAGAAGCATAGCGACCACCGTTTTTTCCTCAAGCAAAGTCCCAAACACCTCATTCTCATCTGCGAGGGTTTGCGCAACCTCAAGGCAGCCAAATCTATCTTGAAGGAGTTGGCAGAGGCGGTAGATTAG